The following proteins are encoded in a genomic region of Sulfurimonas sp. HSL3-7:
- the ftsZ gene encoding cell division protein FtsZ: protein MSSDMFIIEESTRQTGARIVAVGVGGGGGNMIGHMIKEGVSGIELVVANTDAQVLDSSLANTKIQLGGKLTKGLGAGMKPSIGKDSALESYDELRMSLDGADIVFIAAGLGGGTGTGAAPIVAQIAKEIGALTIAVVTKPFKFEGSKRRKLAEKGLEDLKNECDSIVVIPNDKLLSIIDKRLGLRESFKIVDSVLAQAVSGTSGVILSHGENDINLDFADLQTVMCHRGMALMGVGEHQGENAAYEAIKSAIESPLLDNMSINGAMGVLVHFHIHPDFPMMELTEAMEVVHESADEEADVIFGTTTDESMPVDSIRITLVATGFEKELNQGVNNDDFISETPTHTQPAMTQQQATLRPKMVVGGDISDDYLDVPTYMRQQKD, encoded by the coding sequence ATGAGTAGTGATATGTTTATTATCGAAGAGTCAACGCGACAGACAGGTGCTAGAATCGTTGCTGTCGGTGTCGGCGGCGGCGGCGGCAACATGATCGGACATATGATCAAAGAGGGTGTCAGCGGAATCGAGCTTGTGGTTGCCAATACCGATGCGCAAGTGCTTGACAGTTCTCTGGCCAACACGAAGATCCAGCTCGGCGGAAAACTGACAAAAGGTCTCGGTGCGGGGATGAAGCCGTCGATCGGCAAAGATTCGGCACTGGAAAGCTATGATGAACTTCGCATGTCCCTTGACGGTGCGGACATCGTCTTCATCGCTGCCGGTCTCGGCGGCGGGACAGGTACAGGGGCCGCACCTATCGTGGCGCAGATCGCAAAAGAGATCGGAGCCCTGACGATCGCCGTGGTGACAAAACCGTTCAAGTTTGAAGGCAGTAAACGCCGTAAACTGGCGGAGAAAGGGTTGGAAGACCTTAAAAACGAATGTGACTCTATCGTTGTTATTCCGAACGATAAACTTCTTTCCATCATCGATAAGCGTCTTGGGCTTCGTGAAAGTTTCAAGATCGTTGATTCGGTACTGGCCCAAGCCGTCAGCGGAACATCCGGTGTCATCCTTTCACACGGTGAAAACGACATCAACCTGGACTTTGCCGACCTGCAGACCGTCATGTGTCATCGCGGTATGGCGCTGATGGGTGTCGGTGAGCACCAAGGCGAAAACGCGGCTTATGAAGCGATCAAGTCGGCGATCGAATCACCGCTTCTTGACAACATGTCGATCAACGGAGCAATGGGTGTTCTTGTCCATTTCCATATCCACCCGGACTTTCCAATGATGGAACTGACCGAGGCTATGGAGGTCGTTCACGAAAGTGCGGATGAAGAAGCTGATGTTATCTTTGGTACAACAACCGACGAATCTATGCCGGTTGATTCTATCCGGATTACGCTTGTCGCAACCGGTTTTGAAAAGGAGCTCAACCAAGGTGTGAACAACGATGATTTCATCTCTGAAACGCCTACACACACTCAACCGGCAATGACGCAACAGCAAGCAACATTGCGTCCGAAAATGGTTGTAGGCGGCGATATTAGCGATGACTACTTGGACGTTCCGACCTATATGCGCCAGCAAAAAGATTAA